The Stomoxys calcitrans chromosome 3, idStoCalc2.1, whole genome shotgun sequence genome includes a region encoding these proteins:
- the LOC106085643 gene encoding tubulin glycylase 3A, giving the protein MLKKANGTTLEHKTNVEVVTNNTEIIESVLPQESVTPNEKEIAEVSNENVGKVTSKDQQNANTRQTKSAKREKLKTIFNDEAANKQQSQATAKSQVEATAKASKKTLTHFSQKNSEILVTDAIRKLTKKSVTSGSNKDKQPPFATPNDSTPSAVTAHGSVIIDKQVSVSGPYKRVKCIYTILNNDQINVLRRHAQDAVKQNKIFTIRGNYHSVRHALKSRGWVEKLEYHRRSTFVPSSQINVCDLSQVLPKRKTGETQRQFIAKVERNIMSRYIEHVPCDLLWTPHKEKADYVDQSRNPNMLINKFNRAPFTNKENLNAFLRDIAAFYEEGVVESRFPRCFNVWSPEELGEFIEHFKLTACVSFIRWLVERYQAGGFDAVFSPLGKVPFSCIEFAFKRCHEFIDTCLHNDIDNDDPNIWEHDWDAFLNHHYQLTHEGYKILADPQRIVENIIVRGVQMIDSLLPYWQQYSIDGYQNLWIIKPANKCRGRGILLSNNLKKIVNIVNPPIASKSRFVVQKYMERPLIIHQTKFDIRQWFLISNIQPLMIWMYKECYLRFSSQEYTLTNHHESVHLTNHAIQKKYTNNGKRDKRLPNENMWDSYSFQAYLRQIGKQELWLERIYPGMRKAIVAAILVSQDHMERTPNTFELFGADFMICENFYPWLIEINSNPDLGATTSVTARMCPQCLEDVIKVVIDRRNDGKADVGNFELIYRQIIPPTPAYMGLNLIVRGKQISNRNSNNHNNYGYQRKEKTLQTSQLYKQRTSIALANAAAAQTAHKPMPAFNATEYIEKCLNAEIVNSPRSTSVPSLIGLSNSERKPFLNAEIALDKKSKSFANLAAAAAGRITPKPPSPNPICDVYSTLKRHRSCGPRLNTHCGTKDLQKSKFFVGTYNQQKAINSSRSAGRLKPNLLDTPSLSVSKSADNIKELSSNAANTGAKTATTKSLSPLIPVRSALTLKSRLATAVCKEKISESYESNSTATMHAIGRGISSWNTKRKISAPKQMPLQSIP; this is encoded by the exons ATGCTTAAGAAAGCCAATGGGACAACATTGGAACATAAAACAAATGTTGAGGTAGTCACGAATAATACGGAAATTATTGAAAGTGTTTTGCCACAGGAAAGTGTAACGCCAAATGAAAAGGAAATTGCAGAAGTTAGTAATGAAAATGTTGGCAAAGTTACCTCGAAGGATCAACAGAATGCCAACACAAGGCAaaccaaatcggccaaaagGGAGAAGCTGAAGACCATTTTCAATGATGAAGCAGCCAATAAACAGCAAAGTCAAGCAACTGCCAAATCCCAAGTGGAGGCTACTGCAAAGGCGAGCAAAAAAACCTTAACTCATTTCAGCCAAAAGAACTCGGAGATTCTGGTGACCGATGCCATACGGAAACTCACCAAGAAGTCAGTGACCAGCGGCAGCAATAAGGACAAACAACCCCCATTTGCCACTCCAAACGATAGCACTCCCTCAGCTGTGACGGCTCATGGCAGTGTCATAATCGACAAGCAAGTGTCGGTCTCGGGTCCCTACAAGCGAGTCAAATGCATCTACACCATCCTTAACAATGATCAGATTAACGTCTTGCGCCGCCATGCCCAGGACGCAGTGAAGCAAAACAAAATCTTTACCATCAGAGGTAACTACCATTCAGTGCGTCATGCTCTCAAGTCCCGAGGATGGGTGGAAAAGTTGGAATATCATCGCAGATCGACCTTTGTGCCCAGCTCCCAAATCAATGTCTGCGATTTGTCGCAGGTGCTGCCCAAACGCAAGACTGGCGAAACCCAGCGCCAGTTCATAGCCAAAGTGGAGCGCAACATAATGTCGCGCTACATAGAACATGTGCCCTGTGACCTGCTGTGGACGCCGCACAAGGAGAAGGCcgattatgtagaccaatcacgaaaTCCCAATATGCTTATTAACAAATTCAACCGAGCCCCCTTCACCAACAAGGAGAATCTTAATGCCTTTCTCAGAGATATAGCAGCCTTCTATGAGGAGGGCGTGGTCGAGAGTCGTTTCCCACGCTGCTTCAATGTTTGGTCTCCCGAGGAGTTGGGCGAGTTCATAGAACATTTTAAACTCACCGCCTGTGTATCATTCATACGCTGGCTGGTGGAGAGATATCAGGCCGGGGGATTTGATGCAGTTTTCTCACCTTTGGGCAAGGTTCCCTTCAGCTGCATTGAATTTGCCTTTAAACGCTGCCACGAATTCATTGATACCTGCCTACACAATGACATTGACAACGATGACCCCAATATTTGGGAACATGACTGGGATGCCTTTCTTAACCACCACTACCAACTCACCCACGAGGGCTATAAAATCCTTGCCGATCCCCAGCGTATAGTGGAGAACATTATAGTCAGGGGAGTGCAGATGATTGACAGTCTGCTGCCCTATTGGCAGCAATACTCCATAGATGGCTATCAAAACCTTTGGATCATAAAGCCAGCGAACAAATGTCGTGGACGTGGCATACTCTTGAGTAACAACCTTAAGAAAATTGTCAACATAGTTAATCCTCCGATTGCCTCGAAAAGTCGTTTTGTGGTGCAAAAGTATATGG AACGTCCTTTGATTATCCATCAAACAAAGTTCGACATACGTCAATggtttctgatatccaacattcAGCCACTTATGATATGGATGTACAAGGAATGCTATCTGCGCTTCAGTTCACAAGAATACACACTGACCAATCATCACGAATCGGTGCATTTGACCAACCATGCCATTCAAAAGAAATACACAAACAATGGTAAACGAGACAAACGTCTGCCCAATGAGAACATGTGGGATTCCTATTCATTTCAAGCCTATCTGCGGCAAATTGGCAAACAGGAATTATGGCTGGAGCGCATCTATCCTGGTATGCGTAAGGCAATAGTGGCTGCCATTTTGGTCTCTCAGGATCACATGGAGAGAACTCCCAATACATTTGAGCTATTCGGTGCTGATTttatgatatgtgagaatttctATCCCTGGCTTATTGAGATAAATTCGAATCCCGATTTGGGGGCCACCACCAGTGTGACGGCACGCATGTGCCCCCAGTGTCTGGAGGATGTCATAAAAG TGGTAATTGATCGTCGCAATGATGGCAAAGCAGATGTGGGTAACTTTGAATTAATCTATCGTCAAATAATACCTCCAACACCTGCCTATATGGGCCTGAATCTTATCGTCCGTGGCAAACAGATCTCAAATCGTAACAGCAATAATCACAACAACTATGGCTATCAGCGCAAGGAGAAAACCTTACAGACTAGTCAACTGTATAAGCAACGCACCTCGATTGCCCTTGCCAATGCAGCAGCAGCGCAGACAGCCCACAAGCCCATGCCGGCTTTCAATGCCACCGAGTACATAGAAAAATGCCTCAATGCTGAGATTGTCAATAGTCCTCGCAGCACCAGTGTGCCTAGTTTGATAGGTCTATCGAATAGTGAACGGAAACCTTTCCTTAATGCTGAAATtgctttggacaaaaaaagcaaatcctttgccaatttggcaGCAGCAGCCGCAGGCCGTATAACACCTAAACCACCCAGTCCAAATCCTATATGCGATGTTTATTCCACCCTAAAGAGACACCGTAGCTGTGGTCCACGCCTGAATACCCATTGTGGAACCAAAGATCtacaaaaatccaaattttttgtaGGCACTTACAATCAGCAGAAGGCCATAAACTCCTCGCGCAGTGCAGGACGCTTAAAACCCAATTTGCTTGACACCCCCTCACTAAGTGTAAGTAAATCGGCTGACAATATAAAAGAGCTAAGTAGCAATGCGGCCAATACAGGCGCCAAAACTGCTACCACAAAGAGTCTTAGTCCCCTAATACCTGTACGAAGTGCCCTTACTTTGAAATCACGCCTAGCAACTGCAGTCTGCAAGGAAAAGATTTCTGAAAGCTATGAATCCAATTCCACGGCAACCATGCACGCCATAGGCAGAGGTATTTCCAGCTggaatacaaaaagaaaaatcagcGCTCCGAAACAAATGCCTCTCCAATCAATACCTTAA